A stretch of the Bradyrhizobium sp. CCBAU 53351 genome encodes the following:
- a CDS encoding TadE/TadG family type IV pilus assembly protein — translation MRAVLCSLIGRFATDRRGNVAVIFALACVPLVTVVGCAVDYSRATQMRAKLQAAADAASVGAVAKASPAFAAAGTMTSDGSIPVGVTDARNIFNANVANLTGYTLDSLTPTVVKNGSTVTSTVAFKGTINTMFLGVIGKTSLTTSGTSTATASMPLYVDFYLLLDNSPSMGVAATPADVTKLVNATTGNSFKPNDQCAFACHDYNDPDNYYNLAKSIGVTTRIDVLRSATQSLMDTAAASQTYSNQFRMAIYDFGAASKTIGLRALFPLSSNLSSAKTAAGNIDLMGVYGNNDSYTKDQDTQFSTIFPAINNEIPNPGSGKSNAPLKYLFFVSDGVADESNPGCLKPLSGSSRCQSPLNASLCKTMKDRGVKVAVLYTTYLALPTNAWYMKWVDPFNAGPYGPSPNSEIAQNMQSCASPGLYFEVSPTQGISDAMNALFKKAVADARISG, via the coding sequence ATGCGCGCCGTGCTTTGCTCCCTTATCGGCCGGTTCGCAACCGACCGGCGCGGCAATGTCGCGGTGATTTTCGCACTCGCCTGCGTCCCCCTTGTCACGGTGGTTGGCTGCGCGGTCGATTACTCCCGCGCCACTCAGATGCGGGCCAAGCTGCAGGCTGCGGCCGACGCGGCCAGCGTCGGCGCGGTCGCCAAGGCATCGCCGGCCTTTGCGGCCGCGGGCACGATGACCTCGGACGGTTCGATTCCCGTGGGCGTCACCGACGCCAGGAACATCTTCAATGCCAACGTCGCCAATCTGACCGGCTATACGCTCGACAGTCTCACGCCGACGGTGGTCAAGAACGGCTCGACGGTCACCTCGACCGTTGCGTTCAAAGGCACCATCAACACCATGTTCCTCGGCGTGATCGGCAAGACCTCGCTGACGACGAGCGGCACGTCGACGGCGACGGCGAGCATGCCGCTCTATGTCGACTTCTACCTCCTGCTGGACAATTCGCCGTCGATGGGCGTGGCGGCAACGCCGGCGGACGTCACCAAGCTGGTCAACGCGACCACCGGCAACAGCTTCAAGCCGAACGACCAGTGCGCGTTCGCCTGTCACGACTACAACGACCCCGACAATTACTACAATCTCGCCAAGTCCATCGGCGTGACCACGCGGATCGACGTGCTGCGCAGCGCGACGCAATCGCTGATGGATACGGCTGCCGCGAGCCAGACCTATTCGAACCAGTTCCGCATGGCGATCTACGATTTCGGCGCGGCGTCAAAGACCATCGGCTTGCGGGCGCTTTTTCCGTTGTCCTCGAATTTGTCGAGCGCGAAGACGGCGGCCGGCAACATCGACCTGATGGGCGTCTACGGCAACAACGACAGCTATACCAAGGATCAGGACACGCAGTTCAGCACCATCTTTCCGGCGATCAACAACGAGATCCCCAACCCCGGAAGCGGTAAATCCAACGCTCCCCTGAAATATCTGTTCTTCGTCTCCGACGGTGTCGCCGACGAAAGCAATCCGGGCTGCCTGAAGCCGCTCTCGGGGTCCTCACGTTGCCAATCGCCGCTCAATGCGTCGCTCTGCAAGACGATGAAGGATCGGGGCGTCAAGGTCGCGGTGCTGTACACGACCTATCTCGCGCTGCCCACCAACGCCTGGTACATGAAATGGGTCGATCCGTTCAATGCCGGCCCCTATGGTCCCTCGCCGAACAGCGAGATCGCGCAGAACATGCAGAGCTGCGCTTCGCCGGGGCTGTATTTCGAGGTGAGCCCGACCCAGGGCATCTCGGACGCGATGAATGCGCTGTTCAAGAAAGCGGTCGCGGACGCCCGGATCTCGGGGTGA
- a CDS encoding DUF6006 family protein → MSKRALRSAICVLPLSFYACGPAPASQVGGWWGGTWSCNIDGRPARMNWAAVDDSQTTCDGGTCTSTSGARWSGRFSDNGSRWVKLTNARSGAQGGVYFNHADGNQWYLAKPASNKAVGWTTWNGQRYRLSCWR, encoded by the coding sequence ATGTCCAAACGCGCCTTGCGATCGGCCATTTGTGTTCTCCCCCTGAGTTTTTACGCGTGCGGTCCCGCCCCTGCGAGCCAGGTGGGCGGGTGGTGGGGTGGAACATGGTCGTGCAACATCGACGGCCGCCCGGCGCGGATGAATTGGGCCGCCGTCGATGACAGTCAGACGACCTGCGACGGCGGCACTTGCACCAGCACGTCGGGAGCACGCTGGTCTGGCAGGTTCTCGGACAATGGCTCGCGATGGGTGAAGCTGACAAATGCACGCAGCGGAGCGCAGGGCGGCGTCTACTTCAACCATGCCGATGGCAATCAATGGTATTTAGCCAAGCCGGCGAGCAACAAAGCCGTAGGCTGGACGACATGGAACGGCCAACGCTACCGCCTCTCGTGCTGGCGATGA
- a CDS encoding MarR family winged helix-turn-helix transcriptional regulator has protein sequence MAKPTKANIPITEHLAYLLAQANREINRQLELRLSKEGVPVEQWRILKVLSDGNGHSMGELAEAVLLNHPTLTKMIDRMVSDTLVYRVQDPNDRRKVLMFISDRGKVLSKKLNSLAVDQEEHILESYGDKPTSELKRLLESLIDSSN, from the coding sequence GTGGCAAAACCGACCAAAGCAAACATCCCGATCACCGAACACCTCGCCTACCTGCTCGCGCAAGCCAACCGGGAGATCAACCGGCAGCTCGAACTGCGGTTGAGCAAAGAAGGGGTTCCCGTCGAGCAATGGCGCATCCTGAAAGTGCTGTCGGATGGCAACGGCCATTCGATGGGCGAGCTTGCGGAGGCCGTGCTGCTCAACCATCCGACCCTGACCAAGATGATCGACCGCATGGTCTCGGACACGCTGGTCTATCGCGTGCAGGATCCGAACGACCGCCGCAAGGTGCTGATGTTCATCTCCGACCGCGGCAAGGTGCTGAGCAAGAAGCTCAACTCGCTCGCGGTGGACCAGGAGGAGCACATCCTGGAGAGCTACGGCGACAAGCCGACGAGCGAGCTCAAGCGGCTGCTGGAGAGCCTGATCGACAGCTCGAATTAG
- a CDS encoding tetratricopeptide repeat protein: MRFGACHPCWSEQRPGERGIGHVGQGASLGWKLRPAMTSFYAPRHLEHIAGLEKRFGPVSDEVATALRSLVRVICDYEDPVDAAPFLERCITIAESLHGPRSVLPDLDKWIGHASGADFEHIEPFQLRRLAIKTEIFGEDSEAVAEECEALGRGYASSGGYAKARVLLERSISIKEKLHGAHSAEVAAAVELLAETSTHVKKWTDAKADLERSLSLKQKVFGKRSEEVARCLLASAIVHANASTRQRPGSSRRSIEEAVAAFKLGLGMLEKRFGPDSVEVQVALEEMIRTYVDCRQFRTAEPLLKRLLSICELAYGEDAAALLWILAELAVGYADAGSEATEPMLERGFELLQNFLGARKPIFRNAIMDYAGNKSVLYGEGVLERLVQASEMFRRNLSKRWGA; the protein is encoded by the coding sequence TTGCGTTTTGGCGCATGCCATCCATGCTGGAGCGAACAGCGACCGGGGGAGCGCGGCATTGGGCATGTTGGCCAAGGCGCCTCATTGGGATGGAAATTGAGGCCGGCCATGACGTCTTTCTACGCCCCCCGTCATCTCGAGCACATTGCCGGGCTCGAAAAACGCTTCGGACCGGTCAGCGACGAGGTGGCAACCGCCCTGAGATCGCTGGTGCGCGTGATCTGCGATTATGAGGATCCCGTGGACGCGGCTCCCTTTCTCGAGCGCTGCATCACGATTGCCGAAAGCCTGCATGGGCCGAGGTCAGTCCTTCCCGACCTCGATAAATGGATCGGTCACGCAAGTGGCGCCGACTTCGAGCATATCGAGCCGTTTCAGCTGCGGCGGCTGGCGATCAAGACCGAAATCTTCGGCGAAGACAGTGAAGCGGTTGCCGAGGAATGCGAAGCGCTCGGCAGGGGCTACGCATCGAGCGGGGGGTATGCGAAGGCCAGGGTGCTGCTGGAGCGAAGCATCTCCATCAAGGAAAAGCTTCATGGCGCGCACAGCGCCGAGGTCGCAGCCGCCGTCGAACTGCTGGCCGAGACGAGCACGCACGTGAAGAAGTGGACGGACGCCAAGGCGGATCTCGAACGCAGCCTCAGCCTCAAACAGAAAGTCTTCGGAAAGCGCAGCGAGGAAGTCGCAAGGTGCCTGCTCGCCTCCGCGATTGTCCACGCCAATGCCAGCACGCGGCAAAGGCCTGGAAGCAGCCGACGAAGCATCGAGGAGGCAGTCGCCGCTTTCAAGCTCGGCCTGGGCATGCTGGAGAAGCGATTTGGACCTGATAGTGTCGAGGTGCAGGTCGCCCTCGAAGAGATGATACGGACCTATGTGGACTGCCGGCAATTCCGGACGGCCGAGCCTCTGTTGAAACGTCTGCTTTCGATATGCGAGCTGGCCTATGGCGAGGATGCGGCTGCCCTGCTCTGGATTCTCGCCGAGTTGGCCGTGGGATATGCGGATGCGGGATCGGAGGCCACCGAGCCCATGCTGGAGCGGGGCTTCGAACTGCTGCAGAATTTCCTCGGCGCGAGGAAGCCGATCTTTCGCAACGCGATCATGGACTATGCAGGCAACAAGTCTGTGCTCTATGGCGAAGGCGTGCTGGAAAGACTTGTCCAGGCGTCGGAGATGTTTCGCCGCAATTTGAGCAAGCGATGGGGAGCGTAG
- a CDS encoding response regulator, which yields MLIVEDEIFVASDIARILEDAGYRVAAIAADRKEALEAGPQAQIALVDINLRDGSTGPQIALDLSREYGTKIVYVTANPAQIAPRAETAIGFIRKPFSDDAILTAVNHAAGEAPQPRSPDVTFFAAPDGSSRSLES from the coding sequence GTGTTGATCGTCGAAGACGAAATCTTTGTCGCCAGCGACATCGCTCGTATCCTGGAGGATGCGGGCTATCGCGTTGCCGCGATCGCGGCGGATCGCAAGGAGGCCCTGGAAGCGGGCCCCCAGGCGCAAATCGCGCTAGTCGATATCAATCTGCGCGACGGCTCGACTGGGCCGCAGATCGCGCTCGACCTGTCGCGCGAATACGGCACAAAGATCGTTTACGTCACCGCCAATCCCGCGCAGATTGCCCCCCGTGCAGAGACGGCGATCGGCTTCATCCGCAAGCCCTTCAGCGACGATGCGATCCTGACCGCGGTAAACCACGCCGCCGGCGAGGCGCCTCAACCACGTTCTCCGGACGTCACGTTCTTTGCGGCGCCGGACGGCTCATCGAGGTCTTTGGAATCATAG
- a CDS encoding peptidylprolyl isomerase, whose protein sequence is MTTSFPVTTGQRFRHASALAGSLALALSLAFAGPLRAADDPVLAKVNGAEIKKSDVAMAEEELGPSLAQMDPASKDENVLSFLIDMKIVSKAAEDKKIADSEEFKKRLAFARNRLLMDSLLANEGKAATTPDAMKKVYEEASKQITGEQEVRARHILVETEDEAKAVKAELDKGADFAELAKKKSKDPGSADGGDLGFFTKEQMVPEFSTVAFTLEPGKISDPVKSQFGWHIIKVEEKRSRKAPDFEQVKTQIESYVTRKAQAEYVAKLRAEAKVERLDQPAADAKPDAKPADAAKPSDAKPSDSKMAPPAKK, encoded by the coding sequence ATGACCACCTCGTTCCCGGTAACCACCGGCCAGCGTTTCCGCCATGCGTCCGCCCTGGCTGGCAGCCTCGCTTTGGCGCTGTCCCTGGCGTTCGCGGGCCCGCTCCGGGCCGCCGACGATCCGGTGCTGGCGAAGGTCAATGGCGCGGAAATCAAGAAGAGCGACGTCGCCATGGCCGAAGAGGAGCTCGGACCGAGCCTCGCCCAGATGGACCCGGCGAGCAAGGACGAGAACGTCCTGTCGTTCCTGATCGACATGAAAATCGTCAGCAAGGCTGCCGAGGACAAGAAGATTGCCGACAGCGAGGAGTTCAAGAAGCGCCTGGCGTTCGCCCGCAACCGGCTGCTGATGGACAGCCTGCTCGCCAATGAGGGCAAGGCCGCCACCACCCCGGATGCCATGAAGAAGGTCTATGAGGAGGCCTCCAAGCAGATCACCGGCGAGCAGGAGGTGCGCGCCCGCCACATCCTGGTGGAGACCGAGGACGAGGCCAAGGCGGTGAAGGCCGAGCTCGACAAGGGCGCCGATTTCGCCGAGCTCGCCAAGAAGAAGTCCAAGGATCCGGGCTCGGCCGATGGCGGCGACCTCGGCTTCTTCACCAAGGAACAGATGGTGCCGGAATTCTCCACGGTCGCCTTCACCCTGGAGCCGGGCAAGATCTCCGACCCCGTGAAGTCGCAGTTCGGCTGGCACATCATCAAGGTCGAGGAAAAGCGCAGCCGCAAGGCGCCCGATTTCGAGCAGGTCAAGACCCAGATCGAGAGTTATGTCACCCGCAAGGCCCAGGCCGAATACGTCGCCAAGCTGCGCGCCGAGGCCAAGGTCGAGCGGCTCGACCAGCCGGCCGCGGATGCCAAGCCCGATGCGAAGCCGGCGGATGCGGCCAAGCCTTCTGACGCAAAGCCCTCCGACAGCAAGATGGCGCCGCCCGCCAAGAAGTAA
- the secA gene encoding preprotein translocase subunit SecA, with product MIGALARKFFGSANDRRVKGYQSRVNAINALEPEVSKLSDEALKARTAEFKKQLAEGKTLDDLLVPAFATVREAAKRTLGQRHFDVQLIGGMVLHEGDIAEMKTGEGKTLVATLAVYLNALAGKGVHVVTVNDYLARRDSGWMGQIYGFLGLTTGVIVHGLDDAERKAAYACDITYGTNNEYGFDYLRDNMKYRLEDMVQRPHFYAIVDEVDSILIDEARTPLIISGPLDDRSDFYNTIDSFLPKLDKSDYDVDEKQRTVTLTEAGMEKIEGLLRDAGQLKGESLYDVENVSVVHHINQALRAHTLFTRDKDYIVRDDEVVIIDEFTGRMMAGRRYSEGLHQALEAKEHVTVQPENQTLASITFQNYFRMYEKLAGMTGTALTEADELFDIYKLEVVEIPTNLPVARLDEDDEVYRTQNEKYAAILAEIERANARLQPVLVGTASIEKSEVIAEYLKKHGYRQIDFGNENSMQKLYAAARAGKPAKLFAVLNARFHEQEAYIVAEAGVPGAITIATNMAGRGTDIKLGGSLEMRIQQETAGIEDEAEKARKIEQIKADIAHFRDIVLKAEETVEIEPAKGSKPAKTVKKPGGLYIIGSERHESRRIDNQLRGRSGRQGDPGRSKFFLSLEDDLMRIFGSDRLDSMLQRLGLQEGEAIIHPWINKALEKAQQKVEARNFDIRKNLLKFDNVQNDQRKVIFDQRVDLMKDDSVAETVTDMRHAFIDDLVAKHVPEHAYAEQWDVAGLKDELKRVLDLDLPVDEWAKEEGIADEELLNRIETKADEHMAAKVAQWGPDVMRYVEKTILLQTLDHLWREHLIMLDHLRQVIGLRGYGQRDPLQEYKTEAFNLFQEMSAHLREAVTAQLMRVEIVPPEQEAPVLPPMEAHKFDPNTGEDEMALASVTLGAQATDAALRDPKNPTSWGKVGRNEDCPCGSGKKYKHCHGRYA from the coding sequence ATGATCGGCGCGCTCGCCCGCAAGTTTTTCGGCTCCGCCAACGACCGGCGGGTGAAGGGATATCAGTCCCGCGTCAACGCGATCAACGCGCTGGAGCCCGAAGTTTCCAAACTTTCCGACGAGGCGCTCAAGGCCCGCACCGCCGAGTTCAAGAAGCAGCTTGCCGAGGGCAAGACGCTGGACGATCTCCTGGTGCCCGCCTTCGCCACCGTGCGCGAGGCGGCCAAGCGCACGCTCGGCCAGCGCCATTTCGACGTCCAGCTGATCGGCGGCATGGTGCTGCACGAGGGCGACATCGCCGAGATGAAGACCGGCGAAGGCAAGACGCTGGTCGCGACGCTGGCGGTCTATCTCAACGCGCTCGCCGGCAAGGGCGTCCATGTCGTCACCGTCAACGACTACCTCGCCCGCCGCGACTCCGGCTGGATGGGCCAGATCTACGGCTTCCTTGGCCTGACCACCGGCGTGATCGTGCACGGCCTCGACGATGCCGAGCGCAAGGCGGCCTATGCCTGCGACATCACCTACGGCACCAACAACGAATACGGCTTCGACTATCTGCGCGACAACATGAAGTACCGGCTCGAGGACATGGTCCAGCGGCCGCACTTCTACGCCATCGTCGACGAGGTCGACTCCATCCTGATCGACGAAGCGCGGACGCCGCTGATCATCTCCGGCCCGCTCGACGACCGCTCCGACTTCTACAACACCATCGACAGCTTCCTGCCCAAGCTCGACAAGTCCGACTACGACGTCGACGAGAAGCAGCGTACGGTGACCCTCACCGAAGCGGGCATGGAGAAGATCGAGGGGCTGCTGCGCGATGCCGGCCAGCTCAAGGGCGAGTCGCTCTACGACGTCGAGAACGTCTCCGTCGTGCACCATATTAACCAGGCCCTGCGCGCCCACACGCTGTTCACCCGCGACAAGGACTACATCGTCCGCGACGACGAGGTCGTGATCATCGACGAGTTCACCGGCCGCATGATGGCCGGTCGGCGCTATTCCGAAGGCCTGCACCAGGCGCTGGAGGCGAAGGAGCACGTTACGGTCCAGCCCGAGAACCAGACGCTGGCCTCGATCACCTTCCAGAATTACTTCCGCATGTACGAAAAGCTCGCCGGCATGACCGGCACGGCGCTGACGGAAGCTGACGAGCTGTTCGACATCTACAAGCTCGAAGTCGTGGAAATCCCGACCAACCTCCCGGTCGCCCGTCTCGACGAGGACGACGAGGTCTACCGCACCCAGAACGAGAAGTACGCCGCGATCCTGGCCGAGATCGAGCGCGCCAATGCGCGGCTCCAGCCCGTGCTGGTCGGCACCGCCTCGATCGAGAAGTCGGAAGTGATCGCCGAATACCTCAAGAAGCACGGCTACCGGCAGATCGATTTCGGAAACGAAAATTCGATGCAGAAGCTGTACGCGGCGGCCCGCGCCGGCAAGCCGGCAAAGCTGTTCGCCGTGCTGAACGCACGTTTCCACGAGCAGGAAGCCTACATCGTGGCGGAAGCCGGCGTGCCCGGCGCGATCACGATCGCGACCAACATGGCCGGCCGCGGTACCGACATCAAGCTCGGCGGCTCGCTCGAGATGCGCATCCAGCAGGAGACCGCGGGCATCGAGGACGAGGCCGAGAAGGCCAGGAAGATCGAGCAGATCAAGGCCGACATTGCCCATTTCCGCGACATCGTGCTGAAGGCCGAGGAGACGGTCGAGATCGAGCCGGCGAAGGGCTCCAAGCCCGCCAAGACCGTGAAGAAGCCCGGCGGCCTCTACATCATCGGCTCCGAGCGCCACGAATCCCGCCGCATCGACAACCAGCTGCGCGGCCGCTCCGGTCGTCAGGGCGACCCCGGTCGCTCGAAGTTCTTCCTGTCGCTGGAAGACGATCTGATGCGCATCTTCGGCTCGGATCGCCTCGACAGCATGTTGCAGCGTCTCGGCCTGCAAGAGGGCGAGGCCATCATCCATCCCTGGATCAACAAGGCGCTCGAGAAGGCGCAGCAGAAGGTCGAGGCGCGCAACTTCGACATCCGCAAGAACCTGCTCAAGTTCGACAACGTCCAGAACGACCAGCGCAAGGTGATCTTCGACCAGCGCGTCGACCTGATGAAGGACGATAGCGTCGCCGAAACCGTCACCGACATGCGCCACGCCTTCATCGACGATCTCGTCGCCAAGCACGTGCCCGAGCATGCCTATGCCGAGCAGTGGGACGTCGCCGGCCTGAAGGACGAGCTGAAGCGCGTGCTCGATCTCGACCTGCCGGTCGACGAATGGGCCAAGGAAGAGGGCATCGCGGACGAGGAGCTGCTCAACCGCATCGAGACCAAGGCCGACGAGCACATGGCGGCCAAGGTCGCGCAATGGGGTCCCGACGTGATGCGTTACGTCGAGAAGACCATTCTCCTGCAGACGCTCGACCATCTCTGGCGCGAGCATCTGATCATGCTCGACCATCTGCGCCAGGTCATCGGCCTGCGCGGGTACGGCCAGCGCGATCCCTTGCAGGAGTACAAGACCGAGGCCTTCAATCTCTTCCAGGAGATGAGCGCTCACTTGCGCGAGGCCGTCACGGCGCAGCTGATGCGCGTCGAGATCGTTCCGCCGGAGCAGGAAGCTCCCGTCCTGCCGCCGATGGAGGCGCATAAGTTCGACCCGAACACCGGCGAGGACGAGATGGCGCTCGCCAGCGTCACGCTCGGTGCGCAGGCCACCGACGCCGCGCTGCGCGATCCGAAGAACCCCACCAGCTGGGGCAAGGTCGGCCGCAACGAGGATTGCCCCTGCGGCAGCGGCAAGAAGTACAAGCACTGCCACGGGCGGTATGCCTGA
- the argJ gene encoding bifunctional glutamate N-acetyltransferase/amino-acid acetyltransferase ArgJ — translation MSSTVSPLAPKHVPDMPVIAGVRLATAEAGIRYKNRTDVLLAVMDKGTAVAGVFTKSKCPSAPVEWCRAKLKGGGSSKKGLARALVVNSGNANAFTGKTGRASTALTAKIAAKAVGCSESEIFLASTGVIGEPLDATKFDGVLGRLAETAEAGDYLAAAKAIMTTDTFPKVATATVKLGKAKVTINGMAKGAGMIAPDMATMLSFIFTDAPIAPAALQALLKAGVEDTFNAVTIDGDTSTSDTLLAFATGAAAAHGAPKISRASDPRLKAFTKAFNLILANLSEQVARDGEGARKLVEITVEGAKTKASARKIAMSIANSPLVKTAIAGEDANWGRVVMAVGKAGEPADRDKLSISFNGIRVAKSGARDPDYDEAQVSEAMKAPEIAIKVSLGLGKGRDRVLTCDLTKEYVAINGDYRS, via the coding sequence ATGTCCTCAACCGTCTCCCCGCTCGCCCCCAAGCACGTTCCCGATATGCCCGTGATCGCGGGCGTCCGCCTTGCGACGGCCGAGGCCGGCATCCGCTACAAGAACCGCACCGACGTGCTGCTGGCGGTGATGGACAAGGGCACGGCGGTGGCCGGCGTCTTCACTAAGTCCAAATGTCCCTCCGCGCCGGTGGAATGGTGCCGCGCCAAGCTGAAGGGCGGCGGATCTTCTAAAAAAGGATTGGCGCGCGCGCTCGTCGTCAATTCCGGCAATGCCAATGCCTTCACCGGCAAGACCGGTCGCGCCTCCACCGCGCTGACCGCCAAGATCGCGGCCAAGGCGGTCGGGTGCAGCGAAAGCGAGATCTTCCTGGCCTCGACCGGCGTGATCGGCGAGCCGCTGGACGCGACCAAGTTCGACGGCGTGCTCGGCCGCCTCGCCGAGACCGCGGAAGCGGGCGACTATCTCGCCGCGGCCAAGGCGATCATGACCACCGACACCTTCCCGAAGGTCGCGACCGCGACCGTCAAGCTCGGCAAGGCCAAGGTCACCATCAACGGCATGGCCAAGGGCGCCGGCATGATCGCGCCCGACATGGCGACGATGCTGTCCTTCATCTTCACCGACGCGCCGATCGCGCCCGCTGCGCTGCAGGCGCTGCTCAAGGCCGGCGTCGAGGACACCTTCAACGCCGTGACGATCGACGGCGACACCTCGACCTCGGACACGCTGCTGGCCTTCGCGACCGGGGCTGCCGCCGCGCATGGCGCACCCAAGATCAGCCGCGCCAGCGATCCGCGCCTGAAGGCTTTCACCAAGGCCTTCAATCTGATCCTGGCAAATCTTTCCGAACAGGTCGCCCGCGACGGCGAAGGCGCGCGAAAGCTGGTCGAGATCACGGTCGAGGGCGCCAAGACCAAGGCCTCGGCCCGCAAGATCGCGATGTCGATCGCCAATTCGCCGCTGGTCAAGACCGCGATCGCCGGCGAGGACGCCAATTGGGGCCGCGTGGTGATGGCGGTCGGCAAGGCCGGCGAGCCGGCCGATCGCGACAAGCTCTCGATCTCCTTCAACGGCATCCGCGTCGCCAAGAGCGGCGCGCGCGATCCCGATTATGACGAGGCCCAGGTGTCGGAAGCGATGAAGGCGCCGGAGATCGCAATCAAGGTCTCGCTCGGTCTCGGCAAGGGCCGCGACCGCGTGCTGACTTGCGACCTCACCAAGGAATATGTGGCGATCAACGGGGATTACAGGTCCTGA
- a CDS encoding sensor histidine kinase: MSSTDYFPPSRTEILDALELEGLADEAGFGELTRFTAALCEAPICLVSVVGETMQRFVAKHGLDVSETPRESSFCAHAMLGSDLMVVPDATRDPRFAGNPLVTGDPFIRFYAGAPLQTQDGFPLGSLCVIDRVPRPGLTPLQEQGLRVMAAQVVGAMGYRKTTKRQQASEAIAKQALSETEQKFRILADTMPQMVWSTLPDGHHDYYNARWYEFTGVPEGSTDGEGWNGMFHPDDQDKAWERWRHSLRTGEPYEIEYRLRNAEGNYRWTLGRALPIRDADGNITRWFGTCTDIHEQKLLMEQREMISQELSHRIKNIFSVINGLIGLSTRTHPELKGLADELRSRIMSLGKAHDFVRPHSARSQPTSNQATLKGLLEQLLSAYQSEAKRILITGDDFRIDDRSATPLALSFHELATNAAKYGALSTLDGRVAVDVSEVGDDVVVAWTESGGPQIKSAPAVEGFGSRLITLSMSSQLGGKMSYDWNPKGLRAIAMIPKTSMSRPAPQRT; the protein is encoded by the coding sequence ATGAGTTCCACAGACTATTTCCCGCCATCCAGAACCGAAATCCTCGACGCGCTCGAGCTCGAAGGCCTTGCCGATGAAGCGGGCTTCGGCGAGCTGACGCGCTTCACCGCGGCGCTGTGCGAAGCTCCGATATGTCTTGTCAGTGTGGTCGGCGAAACGATGCAGCGCTTCGTGGCCAAGCACGGCCTCGACGTGTCCGAGACGCCGCGCGAATCCTCCTTCTGCGCGCACGCCATGCTGGGGTCGGACCTGATGGTCGTGCCCGATGCCACCCGGGATCCGAGGTTCGCGGGCAATCCCCTGGTCACAGGCGACCCGTTCATCCGGTTTTACGCCGGTGCGCCGCTCCAGACGCAGGACGGTTTTCCGCTCGGCTCGCTCTGCGTCATCGATCGCGTGCCCAGACCTGGCCTGACGCCGCTGCAGGAGCAGGGCCTGCGTGTTATGGCCGCCCAGGTGGTGGGTGCGATGGGGTATCGCAAGACCACGAAAAGGCAGCAGGCCAGCGAAGCGATCGCGAAGCAGGCGCTTTCTGAAACCGAGCAGAAGTTTCGCATTCTGGCCGACACCATGCCCCAGATGGTGTGGTCGACGCTGCCGGACGGTCACCACGACTACTACAATGCCAGATGGTACGAGTTTACGGGCGTGCCGGAAGGCTCGACCGACGGCGAGGGCTGGAACGGCATGTTTCATCCGGACGACCAGGACAAGGCTTGGGAGCGCTGGCGGCATTCGCTGCGGACCGGCGAGCCCTACGAGATCGAATATCGCTTGAGGAACGCCGAGGGCAATTATCGCTGGACTCTCGGACGCGCTTTGCCGATCCGCGATGCCGACGGCAATATCACCCGCTGGTTCGGAACCTGTACCGACATCCACGAGCAGAAGCTCCTGATGGAGCAGCGCGAGATGATCAGCCAGGAGCTGAGCCACCGCATCAAGAACATCTTCTCCGTGATCAATGGGCTGATCGGCCTTTCGACACGCACGCATCCGGAGCTGAAGGGTCTGGCGGACGAGTTGCGTTCGCGCATCATGTCGCTCGGCAAGGCGCATGATTTCGTGCGTCCGCACAGCGCCCGCTCTCAGCCGACCTCGAACCAGGCGACGCTCAAGGGGCTTCTGGAGCAGCTTCTGTCGGCCTATCAGTCGGAGGCGAAGCGGATCCTGATCACCGGCGATGACTTCCGCATCGACGATCGCTCCGCCACCCCCCTGGCGCTGTCGTTCCACGAGCTCGCGACCAACGCGGCGAAGTACGGCGCGCTCTCGACGCTGGACGGACGCGTCGCGGTGGACGTCAGCGAGGTGGGCGATGATGTCGTCGTCGCGTGGACGGAAAGCGGCGGTCCGCAGATCAAGTCGGCGCCTGCAGTGGAAGGCTTCGGCTCAAGGCTGATCACCTTGAGCATGTCCAGTCAGCTCGGCGGGAAGATGTCCTACGACTGGAATCCCAAAGGGCTCCGGGCCATAGCTATGATTCCAAAGACCTCGATGAGCCGTCCGGCGCCGCAAAGAACGTGA